CGACGGCGACCGCATCGTCTGGGTCGGTGAATCAAGCAAAGCACCCGCCACTGACAATGCCGTCGACGCAGCCGGAAAGGCCGTGATTCCGGGCTTCGTCGACTCCCACTCCCACCTGGTCTTCGCAGGCGACCGCACCGCCGAGTTCAACGCCCGCATGTCGGGCCAGAGTTATTCGGCCGGCGGCATCCGCACCACCGTCGCCGCCACCCGCGCCGCCACCGACGACCAGCTCTCCGCCAACGTGGCGAAGTACCTCCACGAGGCGCTCCGCCAGGGCACCACCACCCTGGAGACCAAGTCCGGCTACGGCCTCACGGTCGAGGACGAGGCCCGCGCCCTGCGCATCGCCGCCACCCACACCGACGAAGTCACCTACCTCGGCGCCCACATCGTCTCGCCCGACTACGCCGACGATCCGGCCGCCTACGTGGACCTCGTCACCGGCGAGATGCTCGAAGCCTGCGCCCCCCACGCCCGCTGGATCGACGTCTTCTGCGAGAAGGGCGCCTTCGACGGCGACCAGGCCCGCGCCGTCCTCACCGCCGGCAAGGCCAAGGGCCTCCTCCCGCGCATCCACGCCAACCAGCTCTCCTACGGCCCCGGCGTCCAGCTCGCGGTCGAACTCGACGCGGCGAGCGCCGACCACTGCACCCACCTCACGGACGCCGACGTGGAAGCCCTCGCCCAGGGAAACACCGTCGCCACGCTGCTCCCCGGCGCAGAGTTCTCCACCCGCGCCACCTGGCCCGACGCCCGCCGCCTCCTCGACGCCGGCGCGACCGTCGCGCTCTCCACGGACTGCAACCCGGGCTCGTCCTTCACGTCCTCGATGCCGTTCTGCATCGCCCTGGCGGTACGGGACATGGGCATGACCCCCGACGAGGCGATCTGGTCCGCCACGGCCGGCGGGGCCCAGGCCCTGCGCCGCACCGACATCGGTGTCGTACGCGAAGGAGCCCGCGCCGACCTCACGCTCCTCGACGCCCCCTCGCACGTCCACCTCGCGTACCGACCCGGCGTACCCCTGGTCTCACAGGTCTGGCGCGCGGGCGCAGCCCAGCTGTAAAGCAGCTCAACGCCGCGCGAGATACACGTCCAGCGCCTTGTGCAGCATCCGCCCCAGCGAGAACTCCCACTCGCCGAGCAGTTCCTCCACCCGCCCGCCCGACCCCACCTTGAAGCGCAGCCGCCCGAGCCCGGGACCGCCTGCGACCGACCCCTCCTCCAACCCGTCCGTCACGCCGCCCAGTTCATAGAACTCGGCCCCCATCGCATGCGCGTCGCACAGCATCCGCCAGTGCAGCGCGCAGCTGGGCCGCAGCTCCCGGTGGCGTACGGCGGGACCGGTGTACGCATGCCGGACCACCGGCCCGGAGAGGGTCATCAGCGCGGCCGCCACCACCTCGCCCTCGTACTCGGCGAGATACAACCGCAGCCCGTCGGCCCCGTCCGCGTTCAGCGCCTCCCACATCCGCCGGAAGTACTCCACCGGGCGGGCCGAGCGGCCTCCGCGGGCGGCGTCGCGCGCGTACAGGGCATGGAAATCACCCAGATCAGCCTCGGTTCCCCACCCGACCCGCACCCCGCTCTCGTCCGCGACCTCGATGCCTTTCCTCCAGAACGCACCGAGCCCCGCCCGGAGTTCCTCCACCTCGCGCCCCGCAAGCCCCACCCGCACCACGAACCCCGGCTGCCCCACCCCGTCCTCCACAGGCCGCCACCCCAGCGCCCGCAGCCGCTCGGTCAGCGCCAGCGCCCGCGGATCGGTCCAGTCGGCCGGCACCTCGCCGAGCCGCCGCGCCCGCCCCACCGCAGGATCGGCCAGCGCCGCCTCGACGGTGGACGCCTCCCAGTGCCGTACGACGACCGGCGGCCCCATCCGCACCGCAAAAGCGCCCCGCTCGCGCGCATGGTTCAGCAGCGGCCGCAGCCGCCCCTCCACCAGATGCGGCAGGAACCAGTCCACCGCGGGCCCCTCCGGCACATACGCGAGGGACCGCCGCGTCCCCGGCGCCTGCCGGTACAGCACCAGCGCCGCGTCCCGCTGCACACCGCCCGCGTCGAACCACCCGACGCTCTCCGCGTCCCACCCCTGCTTGACCCGGCCCCAGGCCGGCGTCTGCAGCGGACTGGCGGACGGGTACAGGGCGAGGTGACCGAGGTGCTCCTCGGTGGTGATCGTCCGTACCGTCAGGCTCATGGCGCGCGCTCCTCTGTTCGAGTACGCACCCTATGGCCTGCTCCGCACCCTCCGGCATGTGCGAAGGTGCTGCGATGAAGACGATCGGCCTCATCGGCGGCATGAGCTGGGAATCCAGCGCGGAGTACTACCGGCTGCTCAATGAGCTCGTACGGGAACGCCTCGGCGGCCTCCACTCCACCCGCTGCGTCCTGCACTCCGTCGACTTCGCCGAGATCGAGCAGCTGCAGGTCGCGGGCGAGTGGGAGCAGGCCGGCGAGGTCCTCGCCGGGGCCGCCCGAGGCCTCGAAGCCGCCGGGGCCGACCTCCTGCTGATCTGCACCAACACCATGCACAAGGTCGCCGACCAGGTGCAGCAGGCGGTCTCCGTGCCCCTGCTGCACCTCGCGGACGCGACCGCCGACGCGGTACGCGCGCAGGGCCTGACGCGCATCGGCCTGCTCGGCACGGCCTTCACCATGGAGCAGGCGTTCTACAAGGACCGCCTGGCCGCCCACGGCCTCGACGTCCTCACACCCGACCCTGAGGGGCGCGCGCTCGTCCACCGTGTCATCTACGAGGAGCTCTGCCTCGGCGTCGTACGCGACGAGTCCAGGGCCGCCTACCAGGACGTGATCCGGGGCCTCGTCGACGCGGGCGCTCAGGGCGTCGTCCTCGGCTGCACCGAGATCGAGCTGCTGATCGGCGAGAAGGACAGCCCCGTTCCGGTCTTCCCGACCACTCGCCTGCACGCCGAGGCAGCCGTCGCCGCCGCGCTGGGCGGGTAACGGATGTGTCGTAGTTGTCACCAGTTTCACTGATCGGTCACAAGAACGGCGATAGTCCCTACCGTGCGGCGAATGCGACCGGTACC
The sequence above is drawn from the Streptomyces sp. NBC_01465 genome and encodes:
- the hutI gene encoding imidazolonepropionase codes for the protein MTTTAITHIASLVTNDPSLGDGSPIGLIQDAAVVIDGDRIVWVGESSKAPATDNAVDAAGKAVIPGFVDSHSHLVFAGDRTAEFNARMSGQSYSAGGIRTTVAATRAATDDQLSANVAKYLHEALRQGTTTLETKSGYGLTVEDEARALRIAATHTDEVTYLGAHIVSPDYADDPAAYVDLVTGEMLEACAPHARWIDVFCEKGAFDGDQARAVLTAGKAKGLLPRIHANQLSYGPGVQLAVELDAASADHCTHLTDADVEALAQGNTVATLLPGAEFSTRATWPDARRLLDAGATVALSTDCNPGSSFTSSMPFCIALAVRDMGMTPDEAIWSATAGGAQALRRTDIGVVREGARADLTLLDAPSHVHLAYRPGVPLVSQVWRAGAAQL
- a CDS encoding aspartate/glutamate racemase family protein, which encodes MKTIGLIGGMSWESSAEYYRLLNELVRERLGGLHSTRCVLHSVDFAEIEQLQVAGEWEQAGEVLAGAARGLEAAGADLLLICTNTMHKVADQVQQAVSVPLLHLADATADAVRAQGLTRIGLLGTAFTMEQAFYKDRLAAHGLDVLTPDPEGRALVHRVIYEELCLGVVRDESRAAYQDVIRGLVDAGAQGVVLGCTEIELLIGEKDSPVPVFPTTRLHAEAAVAAALGG
- a CDS encoding lipid II:glycine glycyltransferase FemX; this translates as MSLTVRTITTEEHLGHLALYPSASPLQTPAWGRVKQGWDAESVGWFDAGGVQRDAALVLYRQAPGTRRSLAYVPEGPAVDWFLPHLVEGRLRPLLNHARERGAFAVRMGPPVVVRHWEASTVEAALADPAVGRARRLGEVPADWTDPRALALTERLRALGWRPVEDGVGQPGFVVRVGLAGREVEELRAGLGAFWRKGIEVADESGVRVGWGTEADLGDFHALYARDAARGGRSARPVEYFRRMWEALNADGADGLRLYLAEYEGEVVAAALMTLSGPVVRHAYTGPAVRHRELRPSCALHWRMLCDAHAMGAEFYELGGVTDGLEEGSVAGGPGLGRLRFKVGSGGRVEELLGEWEFSLGRMLHKALDVYLARR